Proteins from one Xenopus tropicalis strain Nigerian chromosome 1, UCB_Xtro_10.0, whole genome shotgun sequence genomic window:
- the ppef2 gene encoding serine/threonine-protein phosphatase with EF-hands 2, with the protein MHSYSAAGNSKTGQCSLIYIKSVFNELNIFFKIFSFFSHAIFSASSINQGSTLVPAGTAFKSAVLIQRWYRRYIAQMEVRRRCTWSIFQSIEYTGEQDQIKLYDFFNLLMDHFTPDNSKERDFICRIFTEEENFKDTELEKYCDYETIEVPESYTGPHLSFPIKPTHATALVEAFKQNQQLHSRYVLHLLHETKKYLKQLPNIKRISTSYGKEITICGDLHGRLDDLFLIFYKNGLPSPEKPYIFNGDFVDRGKQSIEILMILFAFQLVYPKVVHLNRGNHEDYIVNLRYGFTKEVMKKYKVHGKKILKMLQSVFSWLPLATLIDQKVLVTHGGVSDTTDLEILSKIERHKFASTLRPHKKKEKNKQIGIQPSEGKCPNDNKSHNLVATWPSPRSGSFSYSPSPHLIPAYKGKRSASSPTTMTIDRKAISKRVRKSVDEELEKCRRQVGFNQTYVEPDGSASVSESDSESGEMHECDIDDEEKKQIVDILWSDPIPQDGCKSNTVRGGGCYFGPDVTEKILQKHGLQMLIRSHECKQEGYEFCHSGKVLTIFSASNYYEVGSNKGAFVKLGPDLVPHFVQYQASRLTNNLTLRQRVSTVEESALRALREKLFAHKSDLMNAFRNYDNNQTGYINLSDWAIVLESVLNLGLPWRMLRPQLIHSSPEGLLRYREWFDELSVCQPIQEHLHDSLLEALYRNRSDLETIFRIIDSDSSGLISFEEFQHTWKLLSSHLNIEVSDEAICKMARSIDFNKDGNIDINEFLEAFRLVDKPNIEDKESEM; encoded by the exons ATGCACAGCTACAGTGCAGCAGGTAATAGCAAGACAGGACAATGCAGCTTGATCTATATAAAGTCAGTTTTTAATGAGTTAAatatcttttttaaaatattttcctttttctcccatGCCATTTTTTCAGCTTCCTCCATAAATCAAG GTTCAACACTTGTTCCAGCTGGTACGG CTTTCAAATCGGCTGTATTAATTCAACGCTGGTACAGACGGTACATTGCTCAAATGGAAGTAAGAAGAAGATGCACCTGGAGTATCTTCCAATCCATAGAGTACACTGGGGAGCAAGACCAAATCAAA CTTTATGATTTCTTCAACTTGCTTATGGATCACTTTACTCCTGACAACAGTAAAGAAA GGGATTTCATCTGCCGCATATTCACAGAAGAAGAGAACTTCAAAGACACTGAGCTAGAGAAATACTGTGATTATGAAACAATTGAGGTGCCTGAGTCATATACAGGCCCCCATCTCTCCTTCCCTATAAAACCTACTCATGCAACAGCCTTAGTGGAAGCTTTCAAACAAAATCAA CAGCTTCATTCTCGTTATGTCTTACATCTCCTGCACGAGACAAAGAAATATCTTAAGCAGCTGCCAAATATCAAACGTATTTCAACCAGCTATGGCAAAGAAATCACCATATGTG GGGATTTACATGGAAGATTGGATGATCTGTTTTTGATATTTTACAAG AATGGTCTTCCATCTCCAGAGAAACCCTACATCTTTAATGGTGACTTTGTAGACAGAGGAAAACAATCCATCGAGATCTTGATGATCCTCTTTGCGTTCCAGTTGGTTTACCCAAAAGTTGTTCATTTGAACAGAGGTAACCATGAAGACTATATTGTGAATCTAAG aTATGGATTCACAAAAGAAGTCATGAAAAAATATAAG GTTCATGGAAAGAAAATCCTGAAAATGTTGCAAAGTGTTTTTAGTTGGCTTCCACTAGCCACCCTGATTGATCAGAAGGTGCTGGTTACACATGGAGGAGTATCTGACACGACAGACTTGGAGATACTGTCAAAAATTGAACGGCACAAG TTTGCATCAACTTTGAGGCCCCataaaaagaaagagaagaataAACAAATAGGCATACAGCCAAGTGAGGGAAAATGCCCAAATGACAACAAGAGTCATAATTTAGTAGCCACGTGGCCTTCTCCAAGGAGTGGGTCCTTCTCATACAGTCCAAGTCCCCATCTGATACCAGCCTATAAGGGCAAAAGGTCTGCCAGTAGCCCCACCACCATGACCATTGACAGGAAGGCGATTTCTAAGCGTGTCCGGAAGTCTGTGGATGAAGAGCTTGAAAAATGTAGAAGGCAGGTTGGATTTAATCAGACCTATGTAGAGCCAGACGGCTCTGCCTCCGTATCAGAGTCTGACTCTGAATCTGGTGAAATGCATGAATGTGACATAGACGACGAGGAAAAGAAACAG ATTGTCGATATATTGTGGAGTGATCCCATACCACAAGATGGCTGCAAATCTAACACAGTCCGTGGAGGAGGGTGCTACTTTGGACCTGATGTGACAGAAAAAATCCTACAGAAACATGGTCTGCAGATGCTGATTCGCTCCCATGAGTGTAAGCAAGAAGGCTATGAGTTCTGCCACAGTGGAAAG GTACTTACAATATTTTCTGCCTCAAATTACTATGAAGTGGGGAGCAATAAAGGAGCTTTTGTCAAACTTGGACCTGACCTTGTACCACACTTTGTGCAATACCAAGCAAGCAGGCTGACTAATAATTTGACCCTGAGACAAAG AGTAAGCACAGTAGAGGAGTCTGCCCTCAGAGCCTTAAGAGAAAAGCTCTTTGCTCATAAATCAGATCTAATGAATGCTTTCAGAAACTATGACAACAATCAAACAG GCTACATTAATTTAAGTGACTGGGCAATCGTGTTGGAGTCTGTATTAAATTTGGGATTGCCATGGCGAATGCTGAGGCCACAACTTATCCATAGCTCTCCAGAGGGCCTGCTTAGATACAGAGAATGGTTTGATGAACTTTCTGTGTGTCAGCCAATCCAAGAG CATTTACATGATAGTTTATTGGAAGCACTTTACAGAAACAGATCAGACTTAGAGACGATATTCAGAATAATAGACAGCGATAGTTCAG ggcTTATTTCCTTTGAGGAGTTCCAGCACACCTGGAAACTGCTTAGCTCTCACTTAAATATAGAGGTCAGTGATGAAGCCATCTGTAAAATGGCCAGGAGTATCGACTTTAACAAGGATGGAAATATTGACATCAATGAGTTTTTGGAAGCCTTTCGATTGGTTGACAAGCCAAATATTGAGGACAAGGAATCAGAAATGTAG